In Luteibaculum oceani, one DNA window encodes the following:
- the gdhA gene encoding NADP-specific glutamate dehydrogenase — protein sequence MSAYHTAIEQFMASVAAKNPNEPEFLQAVEEVAETVIPFIEENPKYKKAKILERIAEPERVIMFRVPWINDQGEVEINRGYRIQMNSAIGPYKGGLRFHPSVNLSILKFLAFEQVFKNSLTTLPIGGGKGGSDFDPKGKSDNEVMRFCQSFMTELSKHIGADTDVPAGDIGVGGREIGYMYGQYKRLRNEFTGVLTGKGIEYGGSLIRPEATGYGCVYFAANMLDKAGHSFKGKTVAISGSGNVAQFACEKVNELGGKVVTMSDSSGFIYDTNGIDGEKLEFIMELKNVKRGRIKEYADKYGCEFHEGRPWSVNVDIALPCATQNELNEEEAKQLVANKLLAVAEGANMPCTPEAVEVFQKSGVLYAPGKASNAGGVATSALEMSQNSLRLSWTREEVDAKLKGIMKSIHEACVKYGETDNGVDYVKGANIAGFVKVADSMLAQGYV from the coding sequence ATGTCTGCTTATCACACTGCTATTGAGCAATTTATGGCTTCTGTAGCCGCAAAGAACCCAAACGAGCCTGAGTTTTTACAGGCAGTTGAGGAAGTTGCTGAAACGGTAATCCCTTTTATTGAGGAGAACCCTAAGTACAAGAAAGCCAAAATTCTTGAGCGAATCGCTGAGCCTGAGAGAGTTATCATGTTCAGAGTGCCATGGATTAACGACCAAGGAGAGGTTGAGATTAATCGTGGATACAGGATTCAAATGAACTCTGCTATCGGGCCATACAAAGGTGGATTGCGTTTCCATCCTTCTGTAAACTTATCTATTCTTAAGTTTTTGGCTTTTGAGCAGGTGTTTAAAAACTCCCTTACAACACTTCCTATTGGTGGTGGAAAAGGTGGTTCTGATTTCGATCCAAAAGGAAAGAGCGATAACGAAGTAATGCGCTTCTGTCAGTCGTTCATGACTGAGCTATCTAAACACATTGGAGCCGATACAGATGTTCCTGCTGGTGATATTGGTGTTGGTGGAAGAGAAATTGGATATATGTACGGCCAGTACAAGCGTCTTAGAAATGAGTTTACCGGTGTACTTACTGGAAAAGGAATTGAGTACGGAGGTTCATTAATCCGTCCAGAAGCTACTGGTTACGGATGTGTGTACTTTGCCGCTAACATGCTAGATAAAGCAGGTCATTCTTTTAAAGGAAAAACCGTTGCAATCTCTGGTTCTGGAAATGTAGCTCAATTTGCCTGCGAAAAGGTGAATGAGTTAGGTGGAAAAGTAGTAACCATGAGCGATAGCTCTGGATTTATTTACGACACCAACGGAATAGATGGCGAGAAGCTTGAGTTTATCATGGAGCTTAAGAATGTTAAGCGTGGTAGAATTAAGGAGTATGCCGACAAGTATGGTTGTGAGTTCCACGAGGGAAGACCGTGGTCTGTAAACGTAGACATTGCACTTCCTTGTGCTACTCAAAACGAGTTAAATGAAGAAGAAGCAAAGCAATTAGTGGCTAACAAGCTATTAGCAGTTGCCGAAGGAGCAAACATGCCATGTACGCCAGAGGCAGTTGAAGTATTCCAGAAAAGCGGAGTTCTTTATGCTCCAGGAAAAGCTTCTAATGCAGGAGGTGTTGCAACTTCAGCGTTAGAAATGTCTCAAAACTCACTTCGTTTATCTTGGACTAGAGAAGAGGTAGATGCGAAGCTTAAAGGCATTATGAAGTCTATTCACGAGGCTTGTGTTAAGTACGGTGAAACCGACAATGGAGTGGATTACGTAAAAGGTGCAAACATTGCTGGATTTGTTAAAGTAGCAGATTCTATGTTAGCACAAGGATACGTTTAG
- the dprA gene encoding DNA-processing protein DprA has translation MVDTNVITLALSKQVGVGPIQAKKIWNLFREDIHEILEFENKNFLVKDEMEIRLPKGLKLGLKALFPQVFEQLELAEKNAVTIINIGESVYPVKLKYCADAPLNLFVKGRVEALNQRHNIAVVGTRRATSYGKDMANKFVGRFASVPSCIISGLAHGIDTAAHKSALENKLVTGAVLGHGFHLMYPSANKKLAAEIVHQGGFLLSEYWFNSPTDPKNFTRRNRIVAGMSDAILVVETGVKGGSMVTASYAQQYNRDVYCVPGRIGDTLSEGCHELIKHQLAYLVTSPDQIINDLGWSSKANSSQGAQTTLLIENRFQDVYGQLEKPVGIDELCLRMNKRQSEVNALLTEMELDGLVRILPGKRVERV, from the coding sequence ATGGTGGATACCAATGTTATTACGCTGGCTTTGTCTAAACAGGTAGGGGTAGGACCAATTCAAGCCAAAAAAATATGGAACCTTTTTCGGGAGGATATTCATGAAATTTTAGAATTCGAAAACAAGAATTTCCTTGTTAAGGACGAAATGGAAATAAGATTGCCCAAGGGATTAAAACTGGGCTTGAAAGCCCTTTTTCCTCAGGTATTTGAACAACTAGAGTTAGCCGAGAAAAATGCGGTTACCATCATTAATATTGGCGAATCTGTTTATCCAGTCAAGCTTAAATATTGTGCAGATGCTCCATTAAATCTTTTTGTAAAAGGCCGGGTTGAGGCCTTAAACCAAAGACATAATATTGCGGTTGTTGGAACCAGAAGGGCAACAAGCTATGGCAAGGATATGGCGAACAAATTTGTTGGGCGTTTTGCAAGTGTTCCATCATGCATCATAAGTGGGTTGGCACATGGCATTGATACGGCGGCACATAAATCGGCTTTGGAAAATAAACTGGTCACCGGGGCGGTGTTAGGCCATGGATTCCACCTTATGTATCCAAGTGCAAACAAAAAGCTGGCTGCAGAAATTGTGCATCAAGGTGGATTCCTTTTGAGTGAGTATTGGTTTAACAGCCCCACAGATCCTAAAAATTTTACCCGCAGAAATAGAATAGTGGCCGGTATGTCGGATGCAATTCTTGTGGTAGAAACAGGCGTTAAAGGAGGGTCTATGGTTACCGCAAGTTATGCGCAGCAGTATAATCGAGATGTTTATTGTGTTCCAGGAAGAATAGGAGATACGCTCTCCGAAGGTTGCCACGAACTGATAAAACATCAATTGGCTTATTTGGTTACCTCACCCGACCAAATAATTAACGATTTAGGCTGGAGTTCTAAGGCAAATTCCAGTCAGGGCGCCCAAACTACATTGCTTATAGAAAATCGTTTTCAGGATGTGTACGGGCAACTCGAAAAACCAGTAGGTATAGATGAGCTTTGTCTTCGCATGAATAAAAGGCAAAGCGAGGTTAATGCTTTACTCACCGAAATGGAGTTAGATGGGTTGGTGCGTATCCTCCCAGGGAAAAGGGTTGAAAGGGTTTGA
- the kdsB gene encoding 3-deoxy-manno-octulosonate cytidylyltransferase, translating into MKTLTVIPARYASTRFPGKPLVLIDGVSMIERVYRQVQKSKKSNAIIVATDDERILNHVKDFGGEAMLTNANHPSGTDRCFEVYDYLNADFDLLVNVQGDEPKLAPEAIDSLIDFMEQNPMPIGTLARKANEPSEYQNSNTVKVVFNKQQQALYFSRSPIPFYRDKASSEFYQHIGIYAFKKEVIEELRKLQPSKLEQNESLEQLRWLDNSFNIGVELTTYRSQGIDTPEDINKL; encoded by the coding sequence ATGAAAACGCTCACAGTTATTCCTGCTCGTTATGCCTCTACGAGATTTCCAGGTAAGCCTTTGGTACTTATCGATGGGGTATCTATGATAGAAAGAGTGTATCGGCAGGTACAGAAAAGTAAAAAATCTAACGCAATTATCGTAGCTACAGACGACGAAAGAATTCTAAATCACGTAAAAGATTTTGGTGGCGAAGCAATGCTTACCAATGCTAACCACCCCTCTGGAACAGATAGATGCTTTGAGGTTTACGATTATCTTAATGCAGATTTTGACCTTTTGGTGAACGTGCAAGGCGATGAACCCAAGCTCGCTCCCGAAGCTATTGATAGCCTAATAGATTTTATGGAGCAAAACCCCATGCCGATTGGCACCCTTGCTCGAAAAGCCAACGAACCTTCAGAATACCAAAATTCTAATACCGTAAAGGTTGTTTTTAATAAACAGCAGCAAGCACTTTACTTCTCCAGATCCCCTATTCCCTTCTACCGAGACAAAGCTTCGAGTGAATTTTACCAGCATATAGGAATTTATGCCTTTAAAAAGGAAGTAATTGAGGAGTTAAGAAAGCTACAACCTAGCAAATTGGAGCAAAACGAAAGCCTTGAACAATTGCGTTGGTTGGATAATAGTTTTAATATTGGCGTTGAATTAACCACCTACCGGTCTCAAGGCATCGACACTCCAGAAGATATTAACAAGTTGTGA
- a CDS encoding HU domain-containing protein produces the protein MVRYRYEKQIASLLLQNQEVVIPKVGKLVVSTTPARISKEEQRIIPPGQELSFINNLTDDKGILAQTIARYFDLEYSIAKNLVQHECETVFKHLQAGRTILFPGLGEVYLNENQEISFKKCPTEDSLVEREIGLTEVQLPAGVIDLKAKKKVKIAGAKSRNWAKIAASLALPAVIGAGFWFQQDINNGMQLAKFGDWGKEQATYKARRYNPTEIKNTEEAIAVKNFKYSGKGFKVLSLNELKLPVRLPEEKVEINYRYQLIGGCFKDLGNANKAVENFTNQGFEAFISEFKHGLYRVCIGKFETKAELKKEIKRAKQELGVNPWFVKA, from the coding sequence ATGGTACGCTACAGATACGAAAAACAAATTGCTTCATTATTACTTCAGAACCAAGAAGTAGTAATCCCCAAGGTGGGTAAATTGGTGGTTTCCACTACCCCCGCTCGTATTTCTAAGGAAGAGCAGCGAATTATCCCACCAGGACAGGAGCTTAGTTTTATTAACAATCTTACGGACGACAAAGGTATTTTGGCGCAAACAATTGCCAGGTACTTCGATCTCGAATACAGCATTGCAAAGAACTTGGTTCAGCACGAATGCGAAACTGTTTTTAAGCATTTACAAGCCGGAAGAACTATTCTTTTCCCAGGATTGGGAGAAGTATACTTGAATGAAAATCAAGAGATTTCGTTTAAAAAATGTCCTACCGAAGATTCTTTAGTTGAAAGAGAAATCGGTCTTACAGAAGTACAGTTACCTGCAGGAGTAATCGATCTTAAAGCCAAGAAGAAGGTTAAAATAGCTGGTGCCAAGAGTAGAAACTGGGCAAAAATTGCAGCCTCTTTAGCATTACCTGCGGTTATTGGTGCTGGATTCTGGTTTCAACAAGATATTAACAACGGAATGCAACTTGCCAAGTTTGGAGATTGGGGCAAAGAACAAGCTACCTACAAGGCAAGAAGATACAATCCAACTGAAATAAAAAATACCGAAGAAGCCATTGCGGTTAAGAACTTTAAATACTCTGGAAAAGGATTTAAAGTGCTAAGCTTAAATGAGCTGAAATTACCAGTTCGCCTACCTGAAGAAAAAGTAGAAATTAACTACAGATACCAACTAATTGGCGGTTGTTTTAAAGATTTGGGCAATGCCAACAAGGCTGTTGAAAATTTCACCAATCAAGGTTTCGAAGCTTTTATTTCTGAATTTAAACACGGCCTTTACCGCGTTTGCATAGGAAAATTTGAAACCAAGGCAGAACTGAAAAAAGAAATTAAACGGGCCAAACAGGAACTAGGAGTAAATCCGTGGTTCGTAAAAGCCTAA
- a CDS encoding CopD family protein, translating into MDFTAFKALHLVFMVSWFAGLFYMPRLFVYHAEASKKDNPERDILCNQFKIMQRRLWYIITWPACILTLVFGISMLVANPAYLQLAWMHLKLAFVFGLFLYHLSCGRYFRKFQKDIIPGSSLLFRMWNEIATILLIAIVFVVVYKDLFNWIWGVAGILGVAVLLTLSIMAYKKKRQKKESENSDS; encoded by the coding sequence ATGGATTTTACCGCATTTAAAGCATTGCATTTGGTTTTTATGGTTTCTTGGTTCGCTGGTTTGTTTTATATGCCAAGGCTTTTCGTTTACCATGCCGAGGCGAGTAAAAAGGATAACCCAGAGCGCGATATCCTTTGCAATCAGTTTAAAATAATGCAGCGTCGTTTGTGGTACATTATCACTTGGCCAGCGTGTATTCTCACCTTAGTATTTGGGATCTCTATGCTAGTAGCAAATCCTGCTTACTTGCAATTGGCTTGGATGCATTTAAAGCTTGCTTTTGTTTTTGGCCTTTTTCTATATCACCTAAGCTGTGGCCGGTACTTTAGAAAGTTTCAGAAGGATATTATCCCTGGGAGTAGTTTGTTATTTAGAATGTGGAATGAAATAGCCACCATTCTTTTAATCGCCATTGTTTTTGTGGTAGTGTACAAGGACCTTTTTAATTGGATTTGGGGAGTAGCTGGAATTCTTGGAGTAGCAGTTTTACTAACCTTGAGTATTATGGCTTACAAAAAGAAAAGGCAAAAAAAAGAGTCTGAAAATTCAGACTCTTAA
- a CDS encoding acyl-CoA thioesterase has protein sequence MKKKILAKDTLVITSKIVLPNDTNTLGNLFGGQLLAWMDNCAAIAAGRFCRRVVVTASVGNVSFNHPIKLADVVTLEAKVSRSFSSSMEVVIDVFTDGIGNNERKKCATGIYNFVAVDQHGSTIEVPELVPETDLEKERHKAALRRKQLSLILAGKLNPEKATELKALFFSEGNQAK, from the coding sequence TTGAAAAAGAAAATTCTAGCTAAAGACACTTTAGTAATAACATCTAAAATTGTTTTACCTAACGACACCAATACCCTCGGAAATTTATTTGGTGGACAGTTGTTGGCATGGATGGATAATTGTGCCGCCATTGCAGCAGGCAGATTTTGCAGACGGGTAGTAGTTACCGCATCAGTAGGTAATGTTTCTTTTAACCACCCCATTAAACTTGCCGACGTAGTTACACTCGAAGCAAAAGTGAGCCGCTCTTTCAGCTCTTCGATGGAGGTGGTTATTGACGTTTTTACCGATGGAATTGGAAATAATGAGCGCAAAAAATGCGCCACTGGAATTTACAACTTTGTTGCTGTCGACCAACACGGATCTACCATTGAAGTTCCCGAATTAGTACCGGAAACAGACTTGGAAAAGGAAAGACACAAAGCCGCATTAAGAAGAAAGCAATTGAGCTTAATTTTAGCGGGGAAATTAAACCCAGAAAAGGCTACGGAATTAAAAGCACTATTTTTCTCAGAAGGAAATCAGGCTAAATAA
- a CDS encoding glycosyltransferase family 9 protein, producing MMSLNKVLFIRFSSIGDIVLTSPVVRCFSKAYPNCEIHFLTKKSFSGIVKANPFVHQVYTWEDVVDKISILKKEGYDAVIDLHKNVRSSLVKRELKAKSFTFDKLNYKKWLYVNFKKDVMPDVHIVDRYFSGLKKLGLEYDGLGLDYYYGNSIENTTPVVDGEYTVLVLGAAHYTKQIPDEKVNELLHSAKRKVVLLGGKAEADKGKQIAENNQDVKNLAGKLSLDESARVIEMAHSVISSDTGMMHIAAAFKKKMAVLWGNTTPKLGMYPFGYEGYQNFEVDDLKCRPCSKIGKKKCPKKHFKCMLGQDVNGIWDYLA from the coding sequence ATGATGTCGTTAAATAAAGTGCTTTTTATAAGGTTTAGTTCTATAGGAGATATCGTATTAACGAGCCCTGTAGTTCGTTGCTTCAGTAAAGCATATCCAAATTGCGAAATTCATTTTCTTACTAAAAAATCTTTTTCGGGTATTGTAAAAGCTAACCCGTTTGTTCATCAAGTATATACTTGGGAGGATGTGGTGGATAAAATTTCCATCCTAAAAAAAGAGGGTTACGATGCTGTAATTGATTTGCATAAAAATGTAAGATCATCATTGGTAAAGCGCGAGCTTAAGGCTAAATCTTTCACCTTCGATAAATTAAATTACAAGAAGTGGCTATACGTTAACTTTAAAAAGGACGTAATGCCAGATGTTCATATTGTCGATAGATATTTTTCGGGATTAAAAAAGTTAGGCCTCGAGTACGATGGTTTGGGACTGGACTACTATTATGGAAATTCAATTGAAAATACTACGCCCGTTGTTGATGGGGAATATACCGTTTTGGTACTTGGAGCCGCGCATTACACCAAGCAAATTCCCGATGAAAAGGTAAATGAGCTATTACATTCCGCCAAGAGAAAGGTAGTTCTGTTAGGAGGTAAGGCAGAGGCCGACAAAGGGAAGCAGATTGCAGAGAACAATCAGGATGTGAAAAATCTTGCTGGAAAATTGAGTTTAGATGAAAGTGCCAGGGTTATAGAAATGGCGCACTCGGTAATAAGCTCTGATACGGGTATGATGCATATTGCAGCTGCATTTAAAAAGAAGATGGCCGTATTGTGGGGGAATACTACTCCAAAATTGGGAATGTACCCTTTTGGTTACGAGGGTTATCAGAATTTTGAGGTTGACGATTTAAAATGTAGGCCGTGCTCCAAAATTGGAAAAAAGAAATGCCCCAAAAAGCATTTTAAATGCATGTTGGGGCAAGACGTGAATGGTATATGGGATTATTTAGCCTGA
- a CDS encoding TatD family hydrolase, with product MILVDSHCHLYADQFNEDRDQVLEAAIKSGVKKIILPNIDRDSVNPMHELSNRYPENCFPMMGLHPCSVKENFRNELDFHKNLLYQNLDQYVGVGEIGIDLYWDKSTLNEQKIAFKEQCNWAIDLDLPIAIHVRDSFNEVFECLDEIDTSKLKGVFHCFSGNKEQAQKALSYPNFILGIGGVVTFKNSKLGATLTEFVPKEKLVVETDSPYLTPHPHRGKRNSPEYIPLIAQKLADLYLCSEEEIAEISTNNIKRMFPKVFNNDI from the coding sequence ATGATTCTTGTAGATAGCCATTGCCATTTATACGCAGATCAATTTAACGAAGACCGCGATCAAGTTCTAGAGGCTGCAATTAAAAGTGGTGTAAAGAAAATAATACTTCCCAACATAGACCGCGATTCGGTAAATCCAATGCACGAATTATCCAATCGCTACCCAGAAAATTGCTTTCCAATGATGGGGCTGCATCCGTGTTCTGTGAAAGAAAATTTCAGAAACGAGCTAGACTTCCACAAGAATTTATTGTACCAGAATCTAGACCAATACGTTGGTGTTGGTGAAATTGGAATAGACCTTTATTGGGATAAAAGCACGTTGAATGAGCAAAAGATTGCTTTTAAAGAACAATGCAATTGGGCCATAGACCTAGATTTGCCTATTGCCATACACGTTCGCGACTCCTTTAATGAGGTTTTCGAATGTTTAGATGAAATTGACACTTCCAAGCTCAAGGGAGTTTTCCATTGTTTTTCTGGAAATAAAGAACAGGCGCAGAAAGCATTAAGTTATCCCAATTTTATTCTGGGAATTGGCGGCGTGGTAACCTTTAAAAACAGCAAGCTCGGCGCTACACTAACCGAATTTGTACCGAAAGAAAAACTGGTAGTAGAAACAGACAGTCCCTATTTAACCCCTCACCCGCATAGAGGGAAAAGAAATAGCCCAGAATATATTCCGCTAATTGCCCAGAAACTTGCAGATTTGTACCTGTGCTCGGAAGAAGAAATTGCTGAAATAAGCACAAATAACATTAAACGAATGTTCCCCAAAGTATTTAACAATGACATCTAA
- a CDS encoding asparaginase: MTSKIALLYTGGTIGMSEDSLSKRLVPVDFGHLFDQIPELKKLEVDISFYQLWEPIDSSDMQPHHWVILAEKVEELYQDYDGFVILHGTDTMAYTASALSFMLKNLSKPVILTGSQLPIGTLRTDGKENIISAVEIAAAKENGKPVVPEVCIYFEYKLLRGNRSSKLSTEHFDAFKSPNYPALAEAGVKITYNYPYIDTQRFGNLELATRFSNRVSSFKLYPGFDARIIDHLLEADLSDAIIIEGYGSGNIGKHQQLRSVLQKWVDAEKLLLVSSQCVLGSVFLEKYESGAGLKALNAISTEDLTFEASLTKIMLALGSSENAKEAGQKFKGNWAGEQAIG, translated from the coding sequence ATGACATCTAAAATAGCACTGCTTTATACTGGGGGAACTATAGGTATGTCGGAGGACAGCCTAAGCAAGCGGCTGGTACCCGTAGATTTTGGTCATTTATTCGATCAGATACCGGAATTAAAAAAGCTAGAAGTCGATATTTCCTTTTATCAACTATGGGAACCCATAGATTCATCGGATATGCAGCCCCATCATTGGGTAATATTAGCGGAAAAGGTTGAGGAGTTATATCAAGACTACGACGGATTTGTAATTCTACACGGAACCGACACCATGGCTTACACGGCTTCGGCTTTAAGTTTTATGCTTAAAAACCTTTCTAAACCGGTAATTTTAACGGGGTCCCAATTACCAATAGGGACATTGAGAACCGATGGAAAAGAGAACATAATTAGCGCGGTTGAAATAGCTGCTGCCAAGGAAAATGGAAAGCCCGTTGTGCCCGAGGTATGTATCTATTTTGAATACAAATTACTGAGAGGAAATCGATCTTCGAAGTTGAGCACCGAGCATTTTGATGCTTTTAAAAGTCCCAATTATCCTGCACTAGCTGAAGCCGGTGTGAAAATTACCTACAACTATCCATATATAGACACCCAGCGATTTGGAAATCTAGAACTTGCGACCCGTTTTTCGAATAGGGTAAGCTCGTTTAAGCTTTATCCTGGGTTTGATGCTAGGATAATAGATCACTTGCTGGAGGCTGATTTGTCGGATGCCATTATAATTGAGGGATATGGCTCTGGAAACATTGGAAAGCACCAGCAATTGCGAAGTGTCCTACAAAAATGGGTGGATGCGGAAAAACTATTACTAGTTTCTTCGCAATGCGTTTTGGGTTCGGTATTCTTAGAAAAGTATGAAAGTGGTGCCGGATTAAAAGCATTAAACGCAATAAGTACGGAGGACTTAACGTTCGAAGCAAGTTTAACTAAGATCATGCTAGCGCTAGGATCTAGTGAAAACGCAAAAGAGGCAGGGCAAAAGTTTAAAGGAAATTGGGCAGGGGAACAAGCGATTGGATAA
- a CDS encoding MotA/TolQ/ExbB proton channel family protein, producing the protein MKKLVSVLALSAMFLVGAPSMMFAQESSETATEAQAEGMQDEMAADSAAMEETAVEEEPVVEETAGITEEDVAPEEKTTGIHQVLKEKFIEGGPGFMAIVLVCLILGLAICIERIIYLNMSTTNTQKLLSDIEDALASGGVEAAKEVCRSTKGPIASIFYQGLSRSDEGVEMVEKSVIAYGGVQMGLLEKGISWIQLFIALAPMLGFMGTVIGMIGAFDAIAAENNISPAIVADGIKVALLTTVFGLIVAIILQIFYNYIVAKVDSIVNNMEDASISLVDILVKHELTSKK; encoded by the coding sequence ATGAAAAAGTTAGTATCAGTATTGGCTCTAAGTGCCATGTTCCTTGTCGGAGCTCCTTCGATGATGTTCGCTCAGGAGTCTAGTGAAACTGCAACCGAAGCACAAGCAGAAGGTATGCAAGATGAAATGGCTGCCGACAGCGCTGCAATGGAGGAAACTGCAGTTGAAGAAGAGCCTGTAGTAGAAGAAACTGCTGGAATTACAGAAGAAGATGTGGCTCCAGAAGAAAAAACTACTGGAATTCACCAAGTTCTTAAAGAAAAATTCATCGAGGGTGGTCCTGGATTTATGGCTATCGTATTGGTGTGTTTAATTTTAGGTTTAGCGATTTGTATCGAAAGAATCATTTACCTAAACATGTCTACCACCAATACTCAGAAATTACTTTCTGATATCGAGGATGCATTAGCAAGCGGTGGTGTAGAAGCTGCAAAAGAAGTTTGTAGAAGCACGAAAGGACCTATCGCGAGCATTTTCTACCAAGGACTTTCTCGTTCTGACGAAGGTGTAGAAATGGTTGAAAAATCAGTTATCGCCTACGGTGGTGTACAAATGGGATTACTTGAAAAAGGAATTTCTTGGATTCAATTATTTATCGCTCTTGCTCCTATGTTAGGATTCATGGGTACGGTAATTGGTATGATTGGTGCATTCGACGCGATTGCTGCTGAGAACAACATTTCACCTGCGATTGTTGCCGATGGTATTAAAGTAGCACTTCTTACTACTGTATTCGGTCTTATTGTAGCCATTATCCTACAAATTTTCTACAACTACATCGTAGCTAAAGTTGACAGCATCGTTAACAATATGGAAGATGCTTCAATTTCTTTAGTAGACATTCTAGTTAAGCACGAGCTAACTTCTAAAAAATAA
- a CDS encoding ExbD/TolR family protein encodes MSRRTRETPEINAGSMADIAFLLLIFFLVTTTMDQDTGILRLLPPPLDEEVEDPPIVKEKNVYEVLVNANDQLLVEGELMAISNLKDGAIEFLTNPTNSDKLPQKERITKALCNQQIAQIKSFIAQAPDRKDLKKDLEKWENKLQTVELIGEYRELPGSAIISLQNDNGTSYDMYIQVQNELQSAVNQLRDELSMEKFGKPYSELDANGGDDEKAKILAIRAVYPQRISEAEPKDTGN; translated from the coding sequence ATGTCAAGAAGAACAAGAGAAACACCAGAGATTAATGCCGGTTCTATGGCCGACATTGCCTTTCTTTTGTTGATATTCTTCCTTGTAACTACTACAATGGATCAGGATACGGGTATCCTACGTCTTTTACCTCCACCACTTGATGAGGAGGTAGAAGATCCACCCATTGTAAAAGAGAAAAACGTTTATGAGGTTCTGGTAAACGCAAACGACCAATTGTTGGTAGAAGGTGAACTTATGGCTATTTCCAATCTGAAGGATGGAGCTATCGAGTTCTTAACCAATCCTACTAACAGTGATAAACTTCCTCAAAAAGAAAGAATCACTAAGGCTTTGTGTAACCAGCAAATTGCTCAAATCAAATCTTTCATTGCTCAAGCTCCAGATCGAAAGGATCTTAAAAAAGACCTTGAGAAATGGGAAAACAAACTACAAACAGTTGAACTTATAGGAGAGTATAGAGAACTTCCAGGTTCAGCAATTATTTCATTGCAAAACGATAACGGTACATCGTACGATATGTACATCCAAGTTCAAAACGAACTTCAAAGTGCCGTTAACCAGTTGAGAGACGAGTTGTCAATGGAAAAGTTTGGAAAACCATACAGCGAACTTGATGCTAATGGTGGAGACGATGAAAAAGCTAAAATCTTAGCGATTAGAGCAGTTTACCCACAACGTATTTCAGAGGCAGAACCAAAAGACACAGGAAACTAA
- a CDS encoding ExbD/TolR family protein yields the protein MAKFKKQGSKSQPAISTASLPDIVFMLLFFFMVTTVMREVELKVKVDKPQASEIERLENKALVDYIYIGPPTDKRYGTEPKIQLNDVFAEVSDIGTFIEDNRSQRDEQEVPLITTSLKVDKQTKMKIVTDVKQALRKVQALKLNYSTHERARTK from the coding sequence ATGGCAAAGTTTAAAAAACAAGGTTCTAAATCTCAACCAGCAATATCCACTGCTTCGCTTCCGGATATTGTATTCATGCTTCTTTTCTTCTTTATGGTTACCACGGTAATGCGTGAAGTAGAATTAAAGGTAAAGGTGGATAAACCTCAAGCATCTGAAATTGAGCGTTTAGAAAACAAAGCCCTTGTAGATTACATCTATATTGGACCTCCAACCGATAAAAGATACGGTACAGAACCAAAAATTCAGCTAAACGACGTTTTTGCTGAAGTTTCTGATATCGGAACTTTTATCGAAGACAACAGATCTCAAAGAGACGAACAAGAGGTTCCATTAATTACAACTTCATTAAAGGTTGATAAACAAACCAAAATGAAGATTGTAACCGATGTAAAACAGGCTTTAAGAAAGGTACAAGCCCTTAAGCTTAACTACTCAACTCACGAAAGAGCTAGAACTAAATAA